A window of Terriglobia bacterium genomic DNA:
GTATCAATTGGCCGATTTCGTCCGACGACGCATTGAATGCCGCGTCGCCCCACGGGAATGGATGGTGGAGACCACGAATCGATGCAATCTGGCCTGTGCCACGTGTCCCCGACAAGCGGTCAACGTTCCTGCGCAAGACATGAGTCTTGAGTTCTTTGAAGACGTCCTCGATCGTCATCCGGACGTCGAAGCCGTTTGGCCTTATGGTCTGGGAGAACCGCTGCTCAACCCGCAGATTTTTGGTTTTATCCGACATGCCAAACGACTCGGTAAGATCGTCTCCCTCTCCAGCAACGGCACCCTGTTGGATTCTCAGCGCGCAGAGCAGCTTCTCGATTCGGGATTGGACTACATCGTTCTTCCGGTCTACGGTGCCACATCCGAGAAGCCGGAGGACAAACCTTATCCTTCGAGGTTCCGGGATCTCGAGACCCGCATCGAGGCCTTCCTGAAACGGAAACTGGCCCGTGGCTCGCGCCTGCATGTGACCATCCAGACGATTGAGCAACGAAATGACCCTTTGAAGATTCGACAGTTCCGGCAACGATGGAAACAAATGGGAGTCGATAGCATCCGCGTCAAGGACGACCTCTCGGGACAGGCGTCCCGCAGCGCGGGTCCATCGCGGCACAAGCCCGATGCAACCCGACCCTGTTTTTTTCTGTGGAGAGGTCCCCTCTTTGTACAAGCCGGGGGGACGATCATTCCCTGCCCTTACTACCATGGGGCAGGGCCCTTTGGCGACCTTCGCCGGCAGACCGCCCTCGAAGCGTGGAATTCCAAACCCATGCAACAACTCCGGGAGGCACACTTGAATGGAGATTTATCTC
This region includes:
- a CDS encoding radical SAM protein, with protein sequence MKIVSALYQLADFVRRRIECRVAPREWMVETTNRCNLACATCPRQAVNVPAQDMSLEFFEDVLDRHPDVEAVWPYGLGEPLLNPQIFGFIRHAKRLGKIVSLSSNGTLLDSQRAEQLLDSGLDYIVLPVYGATSEKPEDKPYPSRFRDLETRIEAFLKRKLARGSRLHVTIQTIEQRNDPLKIRQFRQRWKQMGVDSIRVKDDLSGQASRSAGPSRHKPDATRPCFFLWRGPLFVQAGGTIIPCPYYHGAGPFGDLRRQTALEAWNSKPMQQLREAHLNGDLSQYPACANCPRHQPHRLLASLGFFVTTRHIRRIFPKLEDVQRRLGWKLFE